From Senegalia massiliensis, a single genomic window includes:
- a CDS encoding ANTAR domain-containing response regulator: protein MSKGQILICDSSEYIRKNIKNLLYKRGYKVYEATNGLETLRLARTIYPDIVILDVNLWGMNSFKVGNIIEEDNISTVLYMTNNLSSTFLKQIETMKIYSYIKKPIINENLYQMVEFALINSNRIKDLEKKIEDLNLKLESRKIINKAKIILIEKYKISEDEAYNRIRKQSMDRGINMEKLSNEIISDFNKKTK, encoded by the coding sequence ATGTCTAAAGGACAAATTTTAATCTGTGATAGTAGTGAATATATTCGGAAAAACATAAAAAATCTCTTATATAAAAGAGGATATAAAGTTTATGAAGCTACAAATGGATTAGAAACTTTAAGACTTGCTAGAACAATATATCCTGATATTGTGATTTTAGATGTGAATTTATGGGGTATGAATAGTTTTAAGGTAGGTAATATAATAGAAGAAGATAATATCTCTACTGTACTTTATATGACTAATAACTTAAGCTCTACATTTCTAAAGCAAATAGAAACTATGAAAATATATAGTTATATTAAAAAACCTATAATAAATGAAAATTTATACCAAATGGTAGAATTTGCACTTATTAATTCTAATAGAATCAAAGATTTAGAAAAAAAAATTGAAGATTTAAACTTAAAATTAGAATCAAGAAAAATTATTAATAAAGCTAAAATAATATTAATAGAAAAATATAAAATTTCTGAAGATGAAGCCTATAATAGAATCAGAAAACAAAGTATGGATAGAGGCATTAATATGGAAAAGTTATCTAATGAAATAATTTCAGATTTTAATAAAAAAACTAAATAA
- a CDS encoding dicarboxylate/amino acid:cation symporter has product MKKIGLLPKLIIGIILGIIIGLISKQLGNFIVVRFLSTFGNIFSNFLNFIIPLVIIGFVAPGIAELGRGAGKLLGITALFAYVSAVVAGVMAFFIGSAILPNVITSGDLASTSEVNVSPYFEITIDPMMGVMTALVTAFVLGLGMAYIKRQKLLEVMQDFQSIIQGVINYVLIPLIPPYIASIFSKITATGEIFNTIKTFSSVFILLITLQIIYIIVQYSIAFFYTGKSPVKSIKNMLPAYFTALGTQSSAATIPVTIQSAKKNDLDEDIIDFVIPLGATIHLAGDTITLVLASMGVMLMNGTTPTFATMFPFILMLGVTMVAAPGIPGGGVVAALGLLETMLGFGAQKQALMIALHFAQDSFGTATNVTGDGAIAIIINKFAKMTKKEKV; this is encoded by the coding sequence ATGAAAAAAATTGGATTGCTGCCTAAACTAATCATAGGAATCATTTTAGGTATTATTATTGGTCTTATTTCAAAGCAATTAGGAAACTTTATTGTAGTTAGATTTCTTAGTACTTTTGGAAACATATTTAGTAATTTTTTAAACTTTATTATTCCTTTAGTAATAATTGGATTTGTAGCTCCAGGTATTGCTGAACTTGGTAGAGGAGCAGGGAAATTACTTGGTATAACAGCTTTATTTGCATATGTATCAGCCGTTGTAGCAGGTGTAATGGCATTTTTTATAGGTTCTGCAATACTTCCAAATGTAATAACAAGTGGTGATTTGGCATCAACTAGTGAAGTAAATGTATCTCCATATTTTGAAATAACGATAGATCCCATGATGGGAGTTATGACTGCACTTGTAACAGCTTTTGTATTAGGTCTTGGGATGGCTTATATTAAAAGACAAAAATTATTAGAAGTTATGCAAGATTTTCAATCTATTATTCAAGGCGTAATAAACTATGTATTAATCCCTCTTATTCCACCATATATAGCAAGTATATTTTCTAAAATAACAGCTACTGGTGAAATATTTAATACAATAAAAACTTTTTCATCAGTATTTATATTATTAATAACACTTCAAATTATATATATTATTGTTCAATATTCTATAGCTTTTTTCTATACTGGAAAAAGCCCTGTAAAGAGTATAAAGAATATGTTACCAGCGTATTTTACAGCTTTAGGAACTCAATCATCAGCGGCTACTATACCTGTAACTATACAATCTGCAAAGAAGAATGATTTAGATGAAGATATAATTGACTTTGTAATTCCTCTTGGTGCTACAATTCATCTTGCAGGAGATACTATTACTCTAGTGCTTGCTTCTATGGGTGTAATGTTAATGAATGGAACTACTCCTACCTTTGCTACAATGTTCCCATTTATACTTATGCTCGGTGTAACTATGGTTGCAGCTCCAGGAATACCAGGAGGAGGAGTAGTTGCTGCATTAGGATTATTAGAAACAATGCTTGGATTTGGTGCTCAAAAACAAGCTCTTATGATAGCACTTCATTTTGCGCAAGATAGTTTTGGTACTGCAACAAATGTAACAGGTGATGGGGCTATTGCAATAATTATAAACAAATTTGCAAAAATGACCAAAAAAGAAAAAGTATGA
- a CDS encoding cell wall hydrolase: protein MERKFMLKIKLIAVILIFILSPNFMFAEKFNSYPNIKNNLITMPKYFHNKSILYKNNDFNMKYKISDGKIYPIGVLGVNTDNYNKNNLNEYKIYSYDDFYWLSRIIHAESKGESYDGKVAVGSVVMNRVNSNKFPDTIKEVIFEQNKNTSQFTPVSTGSIINTPSEDSMKAALDALEGKKPVGNSLFFLNPDTANSNWIINNREFILEIDNHMFYK, encoded by the coding sequence ATGGAAAGAAAATTTATGTTAAAGATAAAATTAATTGCTGTCATATTAATATTTATTCTATCTCCAAATTTTATGTTTGCTGAAAAATTTAATTCATATCCAAATATTAAAAACAATTTAATTACAATGCCTAAATATTTTCATAATAAGTCAATACTTTATAAAAATAATGATTTTAATATGAAATATAAAATTAGTGATGGAAAAATATATCCTATAGGAGTTTTAGGAGTTAATACTGATAATTATAATAAAAATAATTTAAATGAATATAAAATTTATTCTTACGATGACTTTTATTGGCTATCTAGAATAATACATGCTGAATCTAAAGGTGAATCTTATGATGGGAAAGTAGCTGTAGGGAGCGTTGTTATGAATAGAGTAAATTCAAATAAATTTCCTGACACTATTAAAGAAGTAATATTTGAACAAAATAAAAACACATCACAATTCACTCCAGTTTCAACTGGTTCTATTATTAATACTCCATCAGAAGATAGTATGAAAGCAGCTCTAGATGCTTTAGAAGGTAAAAAACCAGTAGGTAATTCATTATTTTTTCTAAATCCAGATACTGCAAATTCAAATTGGATAATTAATAATAGAGAATTCATATTAGAAATTGATAATCATATGTTCTACAAATAA
- a CDS encoding phospho-sugar mutase: MKWLEKYNHWLENENIDEKTKKELRSIENNKEEIEERFYTDLAFGTAGLRGKMGAGTNRMNKYVISLTTQALAEVIKEEGEEACNKGVAIAYDVRHKSDEFAKIASLVLANNGIKVYLFEDIRPTPELSYAVRRFKTQAGIVVTASHNPKEYNGYKVYWKEGSQILFDIAERVTEKISGIEDIAGIKAMDEKEAKEKGLLEIIGKDIDDEYLSKVKKSSIRSNVNKDIKIVYTPLNGTGHIPVTRVLDESGFKNVYVVEEQSEPDPTFATVGYPNPEDTKAFKYAINLGKEKDADILIANDPDCDRMACMVKDNNNEYVSINGNQTGAILINYILEGLKDKDELPENGVIVKSIVTGDLGKNIAKAFGIETINTLTGFKNICAKANEFEKTGEKTFIFGYEESIGYVYDTFVRDKDGVIASMLIAEAAAYYKQNGKNLLEVLDEIYREYGYYSEDLFSLVLEGIEGQERISRMMKTYEDEYLTDIEGAKLINITDYENSIRKDLLNNKEEKIEINKTNALKYEMDNESWYAIRPSGTEPKIKIYIYAKGKDKKDAEIKVNNIKENVLNKLNSIE; encoded by the coding sequence ATGAAATGGTTAGAAAAATATAATCATTGGTTAGAAAATGAAAATATTGATGAAAAAACTAAAAAAGAATTAAGAAGTATAGAAAATAATAAAGAAGAAATAGAAGAAAGATTTTATACAGACCTAGCTTTTGGAACGGCAGGATTAAGAGGTAAAATGGGTGCAGGAACTAATAGAATGAATAAGTATGTTATATCCCTTACAACTCAAGCTCTTGCAGAAGTAATAAAAGAAGAAGGAGAAGAAGCATGTAATAAAGGAGTAGCTATAGCTTATGACGTAAGACATAAATCTGATGAATTTGCAAAAATAGCATCACTTGTTCTTGCAAATAATGGTATTAAAGTATATTTATTTGAGGATATAAGACCTACTCCTGAACTTTCTTATGCAGTAAGAAGATTTAAAACACAAGCTGGTATAGTTGTAACAGCAAGCCATAACCCTAAAGAATATAATGGCTATAAAGTATATTGGAAAGAGGGCAGTCAAATATTGTTTGATATAGCTGAAAGGGTTACAGAAAAAATATCTGGAATTGAGGATATTGCTGGAATCAAAGCTATGGATGAAAAAGAAGCAAAAGAAAAAGGATTATTAGAAATAATCGGAAAAGATATTGATGATGAATATCTTTCAAAAGTTAAAAAGTCATCTATAAGAAGTAATGTTAATAAAGATATAAAAATAGTATATACACCACTCAATGGTACAGGGCACATACCGGTTACTCGTGTATTAGATGAAAGTGGTTTCAAAAATGTATATGTAGTGGAAGAACAATCTGAACCAGATCCTACATTTGCTACAGTAGGTTATCCAAATCCTGAAGATACTAAAGCTTTTAAATATGCAATTAATTTAGGAAAAGAAAAGGATGCAGATATACTTATAGCTAATGATCCAGATTGTGATCGTATGGCTTGTATGGTAAAAGATAATAACAATGAATATGTATCTATAAATGGAAATCAAACAGGAGCAATTCTTATAAATTATATATTAGAAGGATTAAAAGATAAAGATGAATTGCCAGAGAATGGAGTTATAGTTAAATCCATAGTTACAGGTGATTTAGGCAAAAATATAGCTAAAGCTTTTGGAATAGAAACTATAAATACACTTACAGGTTTTAAAAACATTTGTGCAAAAGCAAATGAATTTGAAAAAACAGGAGAAAAAACTTTTATATTTGGATATGAAGAAAGTATAGGTTATGTATATGATACTTTTGTAAGAGATAAAGATGGTGTAATAGCTTCAATGTTAATAGCAGAGGCAGCGGCATATTATAAACAAAATGGTAAAAATTTATTGGAAGTTTTAGATGAAATTTATAGAGAATATGGGTATTATAGTGAAGATTTATTTTCACTTGTTTTAGAAGGAATTGAAGGTCAAGAAAGAATATCAAGAATGATGAAGACTTATGAAGATGAATATTTAACAGATATAGAAGGGGCAAAATTAATTAATATTACAGATTATGAAAACTCTATAAGAAAAGATTTATTAAATAATAAAGAAGAAAAAATAGAGATAAATAAAACAAATGCCTTAAAATATGAAATGGATAATGAGTCTTGGTATGCCATAAGACCATCAGGAACAGAACCTAAAATAAAGATATATATTTATGCTAAAGGTAAAGATAAAAAAGATGCTGAAATAAAAGTAAATAATATAAAAGAAAATGTATTAAATAAATTAAATAGTATAGAGTAA
- a CDS encoding alpha-ketoacid dehydrogenase subunit beta yields MPLLNNIGALTYALEQEIEKDKSVVVYGEDAGLEGGVFRATKGLQEKFGEKRVFDTPLAEAGIVGSAVGMAINGLKPVVEIQFSGFMLPAYNQIVAHVARMRNRSRSRYKLPMVIRMPYGGGVRSPEHHSESPETLFAHIPGLKVVIPSTPYDTKGLMLSAIREEDPVIFMEPKRIYRAFKQEVPEEDYTIPIGKAKVVKKGEDITVVAWGALVREASKAIKTLEEKEGISVELIDLRTISPIDKETIIESVKKTGRFLVVHEAVKSFGPGAELISIVNEGAFLYLEAPPSRVTGLDVTVPLPKSEHFFMVDERRIMDKIKELVKY; encoded by the coding sequence ATGCCATTATTAAATAATATAGGAGCACTCACTTATGCACTTGAACAAGAAATTGAAAAGGATAAATCAGTAGTAGTATATGGAGAAGATGCAGGACTTGAAGGTGGTGTTTTTAGAGCCACTAAAGGATTACAAGAAAAATTCGGTGAAAAAAGGGTGTTTGATACACCATTAGCTGAAGCTGGAATTGTAGGTTCAGCTGTAGGTATGGCAATAAATGGACTTAAGCCTGTAGTAGAAATACAATTCTCAGGATTTATGTTACCTGCATATAATCAGATAGTAGCCCATGTTGCAAGAATGAGAAATAGATCTCGCTCTAGATATAAACTACCTATGGTTATTAGAATGCCTTATGGTGGAGGAGTAAGATCACCTGAACACCATTCAGAGAGTCCAGAGACATTATTTGCACATATCCCGGGACTTAAAGTAGTTATACCCTCAACACCATATGATACAAAAGGATTAATGCTTTCAGCAATAAGAGAAGAAGATCCTGTAATATTTATGGAGCCTAAGAGGATATACAGAGCATTTAAACAAGAAGTGCCTGAAGAAGATTATACTATACCTATTGGAAAAGCAAAGGTAGTAAAAAAAGGAGAAGATATTACAGTTGTAGCTTGGGGAGCATTAGTTAGAGAAGCAAGTAAAGCTATTAAAACATTAGAAGAAAAAGAAGGGATATCCGTAGAACTAATAGATTTACGCACAATATCACCTATAGATAAAGAAACAATAATAGAATCAGTGAAAAAAACAGGTAGATTTTTAGTAGTTCATGAAGCAGTTAAATCATTTGGTCCTGGTGCAGAATTAATATCTATAGTAAATGAAGGAGCGTTTCTTTATTTAGAAGCACCACCATCTAGAGTTACAGGACTTGATGTTACAGTACCTCTACCTAAATCTGAACATTTCTTTATGGTAGATGAAAGAAGAATAATGGATAAAATAAAAGAATTAGTAAAGTATTAG
- the pdhA gene encoding pyruvate dehydrogenase (acetyl-transferring) E1 component subunit alpha, whose protein sequence is MIIDKFNPLEDEMISILNKEGEIVREDILPEISDDKLIEMYKTMLLSRIADSKALQYQRQGRMLTYAPNKGQEAAQIGSAAAIEKEDWLVPAFRELGAWLYKGVSLEKFYLYWYGNERGSEFSENEKVLPMVVPIASQLPHAVGIGMASNIKGEKDVTLAYVGDGGTSEGEFHEALNFSGVFKTPNVFVIQNNGWAISLPRQKQTASETLAQKAISYGIPGIQVDGNDILAMYAVTKEAVERARNGEGPTLIEAVTYRLGAHTTSDDPTIYRKDEEVEEWALKDPLTRFQKYLIDKGLWSTEKDEKLREEYSDIVTKTFKKVEKIGTDTELKDIFQHTYSKMTPNLEEQYESQKKYFEGGEK, encoded by the coding sequence ATGATAATAGATAAATTTAATCCTTTAGAGGACGAAATGATTAGTATATTAAATAAAGAAGGTGAAATAGTAAGAGAAGATATTTTGCCTGAAATATCAGATGATAAATTAATAGAAATGTATAAAACCATGTTACTTTCAAGAATTGCAGATTCAAAAGCACTTCAATATCAAAGACAAGGAAGAATGCTTACCTATGCGCCAAACAAAGGTCAAGAAGCAGCTCAAATAGGTTCAGCTGCAGCTATAGAAAAAGAAGATTGGCTTGTACCAGCATTTAGAGAATTAGGTGCTTGGTTGTATAAAGGTGTTTCACTTGAAAAATTTTATCTTTATTGGTACGGAAATGAAAGAGGAAGTGAATTCAGTGAAAATGAAAAGGTTTTACCAATGGTTGTACCTATAGCTTCCCAATTACCTCATGCTGTAGGAATTGGTATGGCTTCAAATATAAAAGGTGAAAAAGATGTAACACTTGCTTATGTAGGAGACGGTGGAACAAGTGAAGGAGAATTTCATGAAGCATTAAACTTCTCTGGTGTATTTAAAACACCAAATGTATTTGTAATACAAAACAATGGTTGGGCCATATCATTACCTAGGCAAAAGCAAACAGCTTCTGAAACTTTAGCACAAAAAGCTATTAGTTATGGAATTCCTGGTATTCAAGTTGATGGAAATGATATTTTAGCAATGTATGCAGTAACTAAAGAAGCGGTGGAAAGAGCAAGAAATGGTGAAGGACCGACACTTATTGAAGCTGTAACATATAGACTTGGTGCTCATACTACATCAGATGATCCAACTATATATAGAAAAGATGAGGAAGTGGAAGAATGGGCACTTAAAGATCCATTAACTCGTTTCCAAAAATATTTAATAGATAAAGGACTATGGTCAACAGAAAAAGACGAAAAACTAAGAGAAGAGTATTCTGATATAGTAACAAAAACATTTAAAAAAGTAGAAAAGATAGGTACAGATACTGAACTGAAAGATATATTCCAACACACTTATAGCAAAATGACACCAAACTTAGAAGAACAATATGAAAGTCAAAAGAAATATTTTGAAGGGGGCGAAAAATAA
- a CDS encoding DUF2179 domain-containing protein, protein MLMIYLFIFFAKIIEVSFMTLRVVFITKGEKVYGSIIGFFEVAIWLGLIGSVLDGIQDDPLRMIVYSLGFACGNYVGSFIEEKLAVGLMTINIIATEENGKKLANILRNKKIGVTVVDAEGIEKSRNLLIIHAKRRRKGEILKLIDDTNIPTVISVNDTKVIYGGYGIRK, encoded by the coding sequence ATATTAATGATTTATTTATTTATTTTTTTCGCAAAGATAATTGAAGTATCATTTATGACTTTAAGAGTAGTGTTTATAACTAAAGGAGAAAAGGTATACGGTTCAATTATAGGTTTTTTTGAAGTAGCAATTTGGCTAGGGCTTATTGGAAGTGTACTTGATGGGATTCAAGATGACCCATTAAGAATGATAGTTTACTCATTAGGATTTGCATGTGGAAATTATGTCGGTTCATTTATAGAAGAGAAATTGGCTGTAGGTCTTATGACTATAAATATAATTGCTACAGAAGAGAATGGTAAAAAACTTGCAAATATTTTAAGAAATAAAAAAATTGGAGTTACTGTGGTAGATGCAGAAGGTATTGAAAAGTCAAGAAATTTACTTATAATTCATGCAAAGAGAAGAAGAAAAGGTGAAATATTAAAACTTATTGATGATACAAATATACCTACTGTTATATCAGTTAATGATACTAAAGTAATATATGGGGGATATGGAATAAGGAAATAA
- a CDS encoding DUF975 family protein — protein sequence MWSRSELKLNAKAVLKKSYWKAFIVSIVIALAGGNNWFSGGGSGGATSGSNEFSNNTNSIPSEIFPEIIFIILFVALSVIAVVMIFRIFLGYPLEVGGKRYFVSSTEYEFNMNYLGYIFEKGIYLDTIKTMLLRGVYNFLWYLLLIIPGIIKGYSYSMVPYILSDNPNIGAKRAIELSQDMTRGHKFDMFILDLSFIGWYLLGVLLFIVGIFFVFPYVNATYAELYKVLREYAIAKNYTTEMELNIDNLIEQ from the coding sequence ATGTGGTCTAGAAGTGAATTAAAGTTAAATGCAAAAGCTGTACTTAAAAAATCTTATTGGAAAGCATTTATTGTAAGTATAGTAATTGCTTTAGCTGGAGGAAACAATTGGTTTTCTGGAGGAGGATCTGGAGGAGCTACTAGTGGTAGCAATGAATTTAGCAATAATACAAATTCAATTCCTAGTGAAATTTTTCCAGAAATAATATTTATTATATTATTTGTAGCTTTATCAGTTATTGCTGTTGTTATGATTTTTAGAATATTTCTTGGATATCCACTTGAAGTAGGAGGTAAAAGATACTTTGTAAGTTCTACTGAATACGAATTTAATATGAATTATTTAGGATACATATTTGAAAAAGGAATATATTTAGATACAATTAAAACTATGCTTTTAAGAGGAGTATATAATTTCTTGTGGTATTTGTTATTAATAATACCTGGAATAATCAAAGGATATTCTTATAGCATGGTACCATATATATTAAGTGACAATCCTAATATAGGAGCTAAAAGAGCAATAGAACTTAGTCAAGATATGACTAGAGGACATAAATTTGATATGTTTATTTTAGATCTTTCATTTATAGGTTGGTATTTATTAGGAGTACTATTATTTATAGTGGGTATATTTTTTGTATTTCCTTATGTGAATGCTACTTATGCAGAACTATATAAAGTATTAAGAGAATATGCAATAGCTAAAAATTATACTACAGAGATGGAATTAAATATAGATAACCTAATAGAGCAGTAA
- the glnA gene encoding type I glutamate--ammonia ligase yields MKKYTKEHLMELVKKENVEFIHLQFTDIMGVMKNISITCEQFEKALDNEIMFDGSSIDGFVRIDESDMYLRPDLDTFRIFPWSGEYKEARLICDVYNSDGTPFEGCPRNALKRTVNEAKEMGYTMNVGPECEFFLFHTDEKGEPSLNTHDNAGYFDLAPADLGGSARKDMIITLKKMGFNIEASHHENAPGQHEIDFEYADAVTTADNIMTFKMVVRIVAQRHGLHATFMPKPKNNMAGSGMHLNISLAHLDGTNAFYDENDKMQFTDVAYNFLGGLLTHAKAFTAITNPTINSYKRLVAGYEAPVMIAWAEGNRSPLIRIPSKKGASTRIELRSPDPSANPYLALAVTLKSGVDGIKNNIRPTNGVKNNLYDMEEQDLRDQGIDRLPTNLKEALIEFSKDEFMKKALGNHLYERTIDAALYEWNKYSKFVTEWEIDRYLMKF; encoded by the coding sequence ATGAAAAAATATACTAAAGAACACTTAATGGAATTAGTGAAAAAAGAAAATGTGGAGTTTATACACCTTCAATTTACAGATATTATGGGGGTTATGAAGAATATTTCTATAACTTGTGAACAATTTGAGAAAGCTCTTGATAATGAAATAATGTTTGATGGTTCATCAATAGATGGATTTGTTAGAATCGATGAGTCTGATATGTATTTGAGACCTGATTTAGATACTTTTAGAATATTTCCATGGTCAGGAGAATATAAAGAGGCAAGATTGATATGTGATGTATATAATTCAGATGGAACTCCATTTGAAGGTTGTCCTAGGAATGCCTTGAAAAGAACTGTAAATGAGGCAAAAGAAATGGGATATACTATGAATGTAGGACCTGAATGTGAATTCTTTTTATTCCATACTGACGAAAAAGGCGAACCTTCCTTAAATACACATGATAATGCTGGATATTTTGATTTAGCTCCTGCAGATTTAGGTGGAAGTGCCAGGAAAGATATGATTATAACACTTAAAAAAATGGGATTTAATATAGAGGCTTCCCACCATGAAAATGCTCCTGGACAACATGAAATAGACTTTGAATATGCAGATGCAGTAACTACAGCTGATAATATAATGACTTTTAAAATGGTAGTAAGAATAGTAGCCCAAAGACATGGATTACACGCTACATTCATGCCTAAGCCGAAGAACAACATGGCTGGATCTGGAATGCATTTAAATATTTCACTTGCTCATTTAGATGGAACAAATGCTTTTTATGATGAGAATGATAAAATGCAATTTACAGATGTAGCATATAATTTTTTAGGTGGTTTATTAACACATGCAAAAGCTTTTACAGCTATAACAAATCCTACTATAAACTCATATAAAAGATTGGTAGCTGGATATGAGGCACCTGTTATGATAGCATGGGCTGAAGGAAATAGAAGCCCACTTATAAGAATACCTTCTAAAAAAGGAGCTTCAACTAGAATAGAACTTAGAAGTCCAGATCCATCAGCTAATCCATATTTGGCCCTTGCTGTAACGTTAAAGTCAGGTGTTGATGGAATTAAAAATAATATTAGACCAACAAATGGTGTAAAGAACAACTTATATGATATGGAAGAACAAGATTTAAGAGATCAAGGTATTGATAGATTACCTACAAATTTAAAAGAAGCACTTATAGAATTTTCTAAAGATGAATTTATGAAAAAAGCACTTGGAAATCATTTATATGAAAGAACTATTGATGCTGCACTTTATGAATGGAATAAATATTCTAAATTTGTAACAGAGTGGGAAATTGATAGATATTTAATGAAGTTTTAG
- a CDS encoding dihydrolipoamide acetyltransferase family protein codes for MYKFKFADIGEGIHEGKLLKWMFDVGDEVKDGDTLFLVETDKVNAEIPSPVDGVITKLLAEEGDTIHVGDVVVEIDDGEESENVEEKSEKKGETRKETIDEGKDMAGVVGELEVGEDVLESSDENEGKEETTSKKKSLATPVARKLAKDLGIDINSINGSGANGRVMKEDIYKASEMKEKSDQKNDSKGNNKKSYSKDIDIPEIKIDGEVERVKVSKMRKTIAENMVLSKSVIPHASSMDDFDVSELVEFRKEQKEIADKQGIKLTYMPFIIKAITLALKEYPILNSSYDMENEEIILKKYYNIGIAVDTPEGLMVPVVKNADRKGILEISKEMNDLIERSQNRTIGLEDLRGGTFSITNYGAVGSTYGVPVIKYPEAAILGIGRITKKPVVKDGEIVIRDIVPISLSIDHRIIDGADAGRFLNKVKEYLQDPMLLLLS; via the coding sequence ATGTATAAATTTAAATTTGCAGATATAGGAGAAGGAATACATGAAGGAAAACTTCTAAAGTGGATGTTTGATGTAGGAGATGAAGTAAAAGATGGAGATACATTATTTTTAGTAGAAACTGATAAAGTAAATGCAGAAATTCCTTCACCAGTTGATGGAGTAATAACAAAATTACTTGCTGAAGAAGGAGATACTATTCATGTAGGTGATGTGGTTGTAGAAATAGATGATGGTGAAGAAAGTGAAAATGTAGAAGAGAAAAGTGAAAAAAAAGGAGAAACAAGAAAAGAAACAATAGATGAAGGAAAAGATATGGCTGGAGTTGTAGGAGAATTAGAAGTGGGAGAAGATGTATTAGAAAGTAGTGACGAAAATGAAGGAAAAGAAGAAACTACTTCTAAAAAGAAATCACTAGCAACACCAGTAGCTAGAAAACTTGCAAAAGATTTAGGAATAGATATTAATAGTATAAATGGCAGCGGTGCAAATGGGAGAGTAATGAAAGAAGATATATATAAAGCTAGTGAAATGAAAGAAAAATCTGACCAAAAAAATGATTCTAAAGGTAATAACAAAAAATCCTATAGTAAAGATATAGATATTCCTGAAATCAAAATAGATGGAGAAGTAGAAAGAGTTAAAGTATCTAAAATGAGAAAAACTATTGCAGAAAATATGGTATTGTCAAAATCAGTAATACCGCATGCTTCATCTATGGATGATTTTGATGTATCAGAATTAGTTGAATTTAGAAAAGAACAAAAAGAAATTGCTGATAAACAAGGTATAAAACTAACGTATATGCCATTTATAATTAAAGCAATAACTCTTGCTTTAAAAGAATATCCAATATTAAACTCAAGTTATGATATGGAAAATGAAGAAATAATATTGAAGAAGTATTATAATATTGGTATAGCAGTAGATACCCCAGAAGGACTTATGGTACCTGTTGTTAAGAATGCTGATAGAAAGGGTATTTTAGAAATATCAAAAGAAATGAATGATTTAATAGAAAGATCACAAAATAGAACAATAGGCTTAGAAGATCTTCGTGGTGGAACATTCTCTATAACTAATTATGGAGCAGTAGGTTCTACTTATGGAGTGCCTGTTATAAAATATCCAGAAGCAGCAATATTAGGCATAGGTAGAATAACTAAAAAACCTGTAGTAAAAGATGGAGAAATAGTTATAAGAGATATTGTTCCTATTTCTTTAAGTATAGATCACAGAATAATAGATGGTGCAGATGCAGGTAGGTTCTTAAATAAAGTAAAAGAATATTTACAAGACCCTATGTTATTGTTATTAAGTTAG